The following proteins are co-located in the Pomacea canaliculata isolate SZHN2017 linkage group LG8, ASM307304v1, whole genome shotgun sequence genome:
- the LOC112569875 gene encoding menin-like has product MVVSPYSIKMAGFRDREKRHFPLTSIQAVVDLFSDQLEKGDDVDLALLSIVLGWIENTLTVNRSLPSNADDSKTIAPIFPVVQADTIEALYAKFTALVKSSVDLSKFEKGYATRELVKKVSDVIWGSLTRSSYKDKAHLQSLYSFLNGNKLDCFGVAFAVVAACQVLGFQDVRLALSEDHAWVVFGKEGVETAEVTWHGKGNEDKRGQPITDAVADKAWLYLNGQPVICTRQMEVAAIVSSINPAITPTIDSVEMGSLQQELLWMLYNKGHLARYPMAVGNLGDLEEISPLPDHPPPIKFFQEAIDVAIKHYNNQHVYPYTYLGGFLYRKKRYKEAIHSWAEAASVIKGYNYTREDEEIYKEFLEIASDFIPNIVRNCTKEEHSADLLQDPAVYADLLRFYDGICEWEEGSSTPVLHVGWAQYFTFSLQRFDPQVRFLLDIHAENDEEDDEEEAEKEKEDGQSVKEVPENMSSRRSSLTEKEVTGQRTRHSRKKSQADIRKKDESNGNTARNGAKNMDNKRGKKSEEDQLKSAIEELVSKVGSEEGNDTPNPSIAALAQACSSSILNKDFLLGEGEPFALSAAPSTVTSGAAGNLNTSTDFDEFLSTKSNGTPFIGLSLDSMLKAESPADMMLCGKRSDTVHAVSSEQVHNQGDLSSTQEHVTLELRSEKMKGLKKILKLKKLNANAIKLQLTAQSQVHLKHVKRGGDAEPPGSLRKRSRRE; this is encoded by the exons ATGGTGGTAAGCCCTTATAGCATCAAGATGGCGGGCTTTCGAGATAGAGAAAAGCGACACTTCCCGCTAACAAGTATCCAAGCTGTTGTAGATTTATTCAGTGATCAACTCGAGAAAGGAGATGACGTTGACTTAGCACTTCTGTCTATTGTGCTTGGGTGGATTGAAAACACGCTGACAGTGAATAGATCGCTGCCGAGCAATGCTGATGATTCGAAAACCATCGCTCCTATCTTCCCAGTTGTTCAAGCAGATACGATCGAGGCGTTATACGCCAAATTTACAGCTCTCGTCAAAAGTTCTGTTGATCTTTCAAAGTTTGAAAAGGGATATGCTACACGAGAGCTTGTGAAAAAAGTTTCCGATGTCATATGGGGATCTCTGACACGCAGCAGCTATAAAGACAAAGCTCATCTCCAGTCACTCTACAGTTTTTTGAATG GCAACAAGCTGGACTGTTTTGGGGTTGCCTTTGCTGTGGTAGCAGCGTGCCAGGTGCTCGGGTTTCAAGATGTGCGTTTGGCACTCTCAGAGGACCATGCCTGGGTTGTGTTCGGCAAAGAAGGCGTTGAGACAGCTGAGGTGACTTGGCATG GCAAAGGGAACGAAGACAAGAGGGGTCAGCCAATAACAGATGCTGTTGCTGACAAAGCTTGGCTATACCTCAATGGCCAGCCAGTGATCTGCACTCGCCAAATGGAAGTAGCAGCAATTGTATCTAGCATCAATCCTGCAATTACTCCCACAATTGATAGTGTGGAGATGGGATCTTTACAGCAG GAGCTTTTATGGATGCTGTACAACAAAGGGCATCTGGCCAG ATATCCGATGGCTGTTGGTAACCTTGGCGACTTGGAAGAAATCAGCCCTCTTCCAGATCATCCTCCTCCTATCAAGTTTTTCCAGGAAGCTATTGATGTTGCCATCAAACACTACAACAATCAGCATGTCTATCCCTACACCTACCTCGGTGGCTTTCTTTATCGTAAAAAACGATATAAGGAAGCCATCCATTCCTGGGCAGAGGCTGCATCAGTTATCAAGGG GTACAACTACACTAGAGAGGATGAAGAAATATACAAAGAGTTCCTGGAAATTGCAAGTGACTTCATACCAAATATTGTGAGGAACTGCACCAAAGAGGAACACTCGGCTGATCTTCTTCAAGACCCTGCTGTTTATGCAGACTTGCTGAGATTCTATGATGGCATTTGTGAATGGGAAGAAGGTAGTTCAACACCAGTCCTACATGTGGGCTGGGCACAGTATTTCACCTTTTCATTACAACGCTTTGATCCACAAGTTCGGTTTCTGTTGGACATCcatgcagaaaatgatgaagaggatgatgaagaggaggctgaaaaggagaaggaagatGGCCAAAGCGTGAAGGAAGTACCTGAGAACATGTCGAGTCGTCGATCTTCCTTGACAGAGAAAGAAGTTACTGGTCAGCGCACTCGCCATAGCAGGAAGAAGTCTCAGGCAGACATCAGGAAAAAGGATGAGAGTAATGGCAACACAGCCAGAAATGGTGCTAAAAACATGGAcaacaaaagaggaaagaaaagcgAAGAAGATCAGCTCAAGTCGGCCATCGAGGAGCTGGTTTCCAAAGTGGGAAGTGAGGAAGGCAATGACACACCAAACCCCAGCATTGCAGCACTAGCCCAAGCCTGCAGCTCATCCATTCTGAATAAAGACTTTCTTCTTGGTGAGGGGGAGCCCTTTGCCCTCTCTGCTGCCCCGTCCACTGTCACCTCAGGAGCCGCTGGCAACCTCAACACGTCCACAGATTTTGATGAGTTTTTAAGCACTAAGTCAAACGGAACCCCTTTTATCGGACTCAGTCTAGACTCTATGCTGAAAGCAGAGAGTCCAGCCGACATGATGCTGTGTGGAAAGCGTTCAGACACAGTGCATGCAGTTTCTTCGGAGCAGGTTCACAATCAGGGGGATCTCTCTTCAACTCAGGAACATGTGACTCTGGAACTTAGAAGTGAGAAAATGAAAGGTTTAAAAAAGattctgaaactgaaaaaacTGAATGCCAATGCCATCAAACTGCAGCTGACAGCTCAGTCTCAGGTGCATCTAAAACATGTGAAACGTGGTGGGGATGCAGAACCTCCAGGATCTCTTCGGAAACGGTCCAGAAGAGAATAA
- the LOC112569876 gene encoding cleft lip and palate transmembrane protein 1 homolog — translation MADGSSMSQANEVPSSASSMDVSPVQNGTVNQEGQQQQPQRPNMWSILKTLVVRMLIIYFIASFFRRSPTTPVSDTGSSGTQTRPASNLFEKGTVMDMYVYVSEQEEFTDFNNEEALFWVEEGLVYGDWTSGPNSDGTFQRDGQIIPSENVQSNGSLYVHVFFVKEGKSPNPADKADKRYLKKYTAHRSKRLNKFKKRRYHSTVNLLTGETDVHPDLQKKENSSSFEILSHWHPNLTINLLDDHSPWVQGAVPQPLDEYIDFYPGTNKYYPVIYLNDYWNLNSDYMPINHTVKVLNLTLTYSPISLFKWQMYAAQSMRNKWTSMLGTDFMEDQDEDQDSLKTAFLETSPYLLALTIVVSILHSVFEFLAFKNDIQFWRSRKSLEGLSVRSVFFSVFQSVIVLLYVMDNETNTIVKISIFIGLCIEIWKIHKVINIEASSGEKWFGTVPRYHFSFKSTYTESSTKQYDMLAFKYLSWALFPLLAGYAVYSLVYQEHRGWYSWVLSMLYGFLLTFGFIMMTPQLFINYKLKSVAHLPWRMLTYKALNTFIDDIFAFIIKMPTLYRLGCLRDDVIFFIYLYQRWIYRVDPKRVNEFGTSQEMLENPQAAVEGKEDGANLPVAESSEVSLPSKSPSDKKED, via the exons ATGGCGGACGGCAGCAGCATGAGCCAAGCAAACGAAGTGCCATCTTCAGCTTCTTCGATGGATGTAAGTCCGGTTCAAAATGGCACGGTTAATCAG GAaggacagcaacagcagccacagcgACCTAACATGTGGTCAATCTTGAAAACACTGGTTGTACGCATGTTAATTATCTACTTCATTGCTAGCTTTTTTCGCCGGTCTCCAACAACGCCAGTCAGTGACACAGGAAGTTCTGGAACACAGACCCGTCCAGCCTCCAACCTGTTTGAGAAGGGAACAGTTATG gacatgtatgtctatgtgtctgAACAAGAGGAGTTTACAGACTTTAACAATGAAGAAGCACTCTTTTGGGTTGAGGAAGGTCTGGTTTATGGAGATTGGACTAGTGGACCAAATAGTGATGGTACCTTCCAAAGAGATGGTCAGATAATACCTTCAGAG AATGTGCAAAGCAATGGTTCGTTGTATGTCCACGTATTCTTCGTCAAAGAGGGGAAGTCACCAAATCCCGCAGACAAAGCAGACAAACGATACTTAAAGAAGTACACAGCACATCGTTCAAAGC GTTTGAACAAATTCAAGAAGAGGCGCTACCATTCCACAGTTAATCTTCTTACTGGGGAGACAGATGTTCATCCAGATCTTCAAAAG AAGGAGAATTCATCATCATTTGAAATTCTGTCCCACTGGCACCCAAACCTTACCATCAACCTCTTAGATGACCATTCACCTTGGGTGCAGGGTGCTGTTCCTCAGCCTTTGGATGAGT ATATTGACTTTTACCCAGGTACCAACAAGTACTACCCAGTTATATACCTCAATGACTACTGGAATCTCAACAGTGATTATATGCCTATAAATCACACAGTAAA GGTTTTGAATCTGACCTTGACCTACAGCCCTATCTCGCTATTCAAGTGGCAGATGTATGCTGCACAGTCCATGCGCAACAAGTGGACCAGTATGCTAGGCACAGACTTCATGGAGGACCAGGACGAGGACCAAGACTCCCTGAAG ACAGCATTCTTGGAGACAAGCCCATATTTGCTAGCACTGACTATTGTTGTGTCCATTCTGCACAGTGTCTTTGAGTTTCTGGCCTTCAAGAATG ACATTCAGTTTTGGCGCAGTCGCAAGTCACTGGAGGGACTGTCGGTCCGCTCTGTCTTCTTCAGTGTTTTCCAGTCCGTGATTGTACTGCTTTATGTGATGGACAATGAGACCAACACCATTGTCAAAATCTCCATTTTCATAGGCCTGTGCATTGAAATCTGGAAAATTCACAAAGTCATTAATATTGAG GCTAGTTCAGGAGAAAAGTGGTTTGGAACAGTGCCACGATATCACTTTTCCTTCAAGTCAACATACACAGAGAGCTCAACCAAGCAATATGATATG CTTGCCTTTAAGTACCTGTCCTGGGCACTGTTCCCACTGTTGGCTGGGTATGCTGTGTACTCACTGGTCTACCAGGAGCACCGCGGGTGGTATTCTTGGGTACTCAGCATGCTGTATGGCTTTCTTCTCACCTTTG GGTTTATCATGATGACACCCCAGCTGTTCATTAACTACAAGCTCAAGTCTGTTGCCCACTTGCCCTGGCGCATGCTCACTTACAAGGCACTGAATACTTTCATAGATGACATCTTTGCCTTTATTATCAAGATGCCTACTTTGTATAGGCTGGGTTGTCTGCGAGATG ATGTGATTTTCTTTATCTACCTGTACCAGCGTTGGATATATCGAGTTGACCCCAAGCGGGTCAATGAATTTGGCACCAGCCAAGAAATGCTGGAGAACCCACAAGCTGCAGTTGAAGGCAAAGAAGATGGAGCCAATCTGCCAGTTGCAGAGAGCTCAGAGGTTTCCTTGCCATCTAAATCTCCATCTGACAAAAAAGAAGACTAG
- the LOC112569874 gene encoding protein FORGETTER 1-like yields MSLLPQQVASRNQNVAVAMPTVSAVVSFPAPTEDVSLDIAQEGVQESASEEVFSNYRHREVVAGCKPHPADIVEAAPLAALDLPKEYYPITDSLTEEAIKECRLSSLQLEGIIHACQRHQVILANGQRAGFFIGDGAGVGKGRQIAGILLDNIARGRTRHIWFTISADLIVDARRDLTDIGCYTKVIEGCQELDRETRALGLPHDFKEGIIFSTYASLVSSVQHGGKFSSTRRSRLQQLMDWCGGTNFEGCLIFDECHKAKNFVPDKEKASTKVALAVTEIQRLLPKARVVYCSATGVSGVKNMAFMERLGLWGDGAPFQSFEQFFETVHRKGLGVAEMLAMEMKSSGIYVSRGLSFRQAEFVTVEVPLTPEQRKVYDTAANLWNEVQKALAHASARTGDSYSRLWTQYWASHQRFFRQLCISMKVPAVVAETKVALDTGHAVIIGLQTTGEASLDSEVSRNNGNIKGFISVCREILLNFIKVYFPTRKEQKPGDTKPPEEDPWSVQAKQILLNFAEKLDLPNSSLDELIDLLGGPSKVAEMTGRRARLVRHSPKDKVSYEQRANHESGTEYINVKERNQFMEGKKLVAIISDAASTGISLHADLRVENRRRRVHITLELPWSADKAVQQLGRSHRSSQSSGPLYKLLTTDLGGERRFAAAVARRLQSLGALTKGDRRAAIGADLMEFNLDTPYGRSALKIMYNSISQKQLAPGVQLSKLTTADFMQFNDLLQESLVQMGVVEQYALNVGAMVPEKHMGDVTKFLNRILGLPTDRQNLIFSYFTECLDVIVQNAKREGRYNEGLLDVTAASIQMVKEPQEVFKHLQRGHGATKLVELDVDRGMSWEMAMKRYENYCSMGLIAGFYVSKRDMFGQKMYILATPKENSTHLFHIARPNTGVSAFEQEKTDLLNKYTQVTLDAAEKGWRRSYESSKDNCMHGRHCKFKDSCTVGKRSYRLHLLCGNIATLLTVLESVLIRNIPRLGLSKYESQLRVVRVAVDGGERVVGVRYPEVLIPEVEVVLKEQKLNDRLARVQAALVCKQQAETAAESLPSSNSQQQSKPFVHSQARIEDVTPVNQKHRTQALRPPVTIKSFFKPKSQTLGNNENLGHQHAERNGVSKNLTEKDKVFEDAERPSCSDQSVPVNSDTNKHLKGHDKDDEDGNSLTNPLSEDSSDFQKVTKNCHNNDNPRAKTDHVLISQSKVLKRKSVKPSKNKCKKPDGTKKGKFVNVQQKCPICQEPFKPGASNQDINAHIDNCVIE; encoded by the exons TGCCAGCGACATCAAGTCATTTTAGCCAATGGACAGCGAGCTGGCTTTTTTATTGGAGATGGTGCTGGTGTAGGCAAAGGCAGACAG ATTGCTGGCATACTTTTGGACAATATTGCCAGGGGCCGGACTCGTCACATCTGGTTTACGATTTCTGCTGATCTAATCGTTGATGCAAGGAG AGACTTGACTGACATTGGCTGCTACACAAAAGTCATTGAAGGATGCCAAGAACTGGACAGAGAAACCAG AGCACTGGGCCTCCCACACGATTTCAAGGAAGGCATAATCTTCAGCACCTATGCTTCACTTGTTTCATCTGTACAACATGGAG gAAAATTTAGTAGCACTCGAAGGAGTCGCCTACAGCAGCTGATGGACTGGTGTGGAGGAACAAACTTTGAAGGCTGCCTTATCTTTGATGAGTGCCACAAAGCCAAAAACTTTGTTCCT GATAAGGAAAAAGCAAGCACAAAGGTTGCCCTGGCTGTGACCGAAATCCAGAG GCTCCTGCCCAAAGCTAGAGTTGTGTACTGCAGTGCAACAGGTGTCAGCGGTGTGAAGAACATG gCTTTTATGGAAAGACTTGGCCTTTGGGGAGATGGAGCACCCTTTCAGAGCTTTGAACAATTCTTTGAAACTGTTCACAGGAAGGGGTTAG GTGTGGCAGAGATGTTGGCCATGGAGATGAAAAGTTCAGGGATATATGTTTCTAGAGGCCTTAGTTTTCGTCAGGCGGAG TTCGTAACAGTCGAGGTGCCGCTAACCCCAGAACAGCGCAAAGTATATGATACCGCTGCCAATCTGTG GAATGAAGTCCAGAAGGCATTGGCACATGCATCAGCTCGCACTGGGGATAGCTACAGCCGGCTTTGGACACAGTATTGGGCATCTCATCAGCGCTTTTTCCGGCAGCTTTG CATTAGTATGAAGGTACCTGCAGTGGTGGCTGAAACTAAGGTAGCACTTGACACTGGCCATGCTGTCATCATTGGCTTACAGACAACTGGAGAA GCTTCATTAGATAGTGAGGTTTCTAGAAACAATGGAAACATAAAAGGATTCATCTCAGTATGCAGAGAAATTCTTTTGAATTTCATCAAAGTTTATTTTCCCACTCGAAAAGAACAAAAG CCGGGTGACACAAAGCCACCAGAAGAAGACCCTTGGAGTGTGCAAGCCAAGCAGATTCTTCTGAACTTTGCAGAAAAACTTGATCTGCCCAATAG TTCATTGGATGAGCTAATAGACTTGCTGGGTGGCCCCAGCAAGGTAGCAGAAATGACTGGAAGACGAGCACGCCTGGTGCGCCACTCACCCAAGGACAAGGTCTCTTATGAACAGCGTGCCAACCATGAGAGTGGAACAGAGTATATCAATGTTAAAGAG aGGAACCAGTTCATGGAAGGGAAGAAACTCGTGGCAATAATTTCAGATGCTGCAAGCACAG GCATTTCTCTTCATGCAGACCTGCGAGTTGAAAACAGGAGGCGCCGTGTGCACATCACCTTGGAGCTTCCTTGGAGTGCAGACAAAGCAGTTCAGCAACTGGGCCGCTCACATCGCTCCAGCCAGAGCAG TGGACCACTGTACAAGCTCCTGACTACAGATCTTGGTGGAGAGAGACGTTTTGCAGCAGCGGTGGCACGCAGACTGCAGTCTTTAG GCGCACTCACAAAGGGTGACAGGCGAGCTGCCATAGGCGCTGATTTGATGGAGTTTAACCTGGACACACCATATGGCCGCAGTGCCTTGAAGATTATGTACAATAGTATAAGTCAG AAACAACTGGCACCTGGTGTACAGCTCTCTAAGCTGACAACAGCAGATTTCATGCAGTTCAATGACTTATTGCAG GAAAGCCTGGTGCAAATGGGTGTTGTAGAACAGTATGCTTTGAATGTTGGTGCCATGGTGCCAGAGAAACACATGGGGGATGTCACAAAGTTTCTGAACCGCATTCTGGGACTTCCCACAGATCGCCAGAACCTG ATCTTCAGTTACTTCACGGAATGCCTAGACGTGATTGTGCAGAATGCTAAAAGGGAGGGAAG ATACAATGAAGGGCTTTTGGATGTGACAGCAGCTTCCATTCAGATGGTGAAAGAGCCACAAGAAGTCTTCAAACATCTCCAAAGGGGACATGGTGCCACAAA GCTGGTGGAGCTTGATGTTGATCGTGGAATGAGCTGGGAAATGGCAATGAAGCGATATGAAAACTATTGTAGCATGGGGCTGATAGCAGGCTTCTATGTCTCCAAGCGTGACATGTTCGGtcaaaaaatgtacattttggCCACACCAAAAGAAAATTCAACTCATCTCTTCCACATTGCAAG GCCTAACACAGGGGTGTCTGCTTTTGAGCAAGAGAAGACTGACCTCTTGAACAAGTATACACAAGTAACTCTTGATGCTGCAG agAAGGGATGGAGGAGAAGCTATGAATCAAGCAAGGATAACTGCATGCATGGACGACACTGCAAGTTCAAGGACTCTTGTACAG TTGGGAAACGCAGTTATCGTCTTCACCTCCTGTGTGGAAACATAGCAACTTTGTTGACTGTTCTTGAATCAGTCTTGATTCGCAATATTCCTCGACTGGGCCTAAG TAAGTATGAAAGCCAGCTACGTGTTGTGCGAGTGGCTGTTGATGGAGGAGAACGTGTGGTAGGAGTGCGGTATCCAGAGGTCCTCATTCCAGAGGTTGAGGTTGTACTCAAGGAGCAGAAGCTGAATGACAGACTCGCTAGGGTACAGGCG GCACTGGTCTGCAAGCAACAGGCAGAAACAGCTGCAGAGTCTCTTCCATCTTCTAACTCCCAGCAACAGAGCAAACCCTTTGTTCACAGCCAGGCCAGAATTGAGGATGTGACTCCAGTTAACCAGAAACATCGCACGCAGGCCCTTCGTCCTCCAGTGACcatcaaaagtttttttaaacccaAGTCACAGACATTAGGCAACAATGAGAATCTGGGACACCAGCATGCTGAAAGGAATGGTGTGAGCAAGAACTTAACTGAAAAAGATAAGGTATTTGAAGATGCTGAACGTCCGTCATGTTCTGATCAATCAGTGCCTGTCAACTcggacacaaacaaacatttgaaggggcatgacaaagatgatgaagatggcaATTCTTTGACAAACCCATTAAGTGAAGACAGTTCAGACTTCCAGAAGGTGACAAAAAACTGTCATAACAATGACAATCCTAGAGCAAAGACAGATCATGTTCTTATCTCTCAATCAAAagtattgaaaagaaaatctgttaagccatcaaaaaacaaatgtaaaaagcCAGACGGCACCAAAAAAGggaaatttgtaaatgttcagcAGAAATGCCCAATATGCCAGGAGCCATTTAAACCAGGTGCATCAAACCAAGACATTAATGCACACATTGACAACTGTGTAATAGAGTAA